A genomic region of Vulpes vulpes isolate BD-2025 unplaced genomic scaffold, VulVul3 u000000862, whole genome shotgun sequence contains the following coding sequences:
- the LOC140597648 gene encoding melanoma-associated antigen 8-like, with protein MPLRHTSQLWKLEEDPGEAQGLVSAQLPEAEDEDEDSSSPYPYLCSSSSSSPSSSPCSSPSLSSSGLFFVPPEEGSETAWSPPQSPQSAGPSPSGRAASGWSQVEFAGPSGPEEEIWNPWEVPEYAQPYAQGGDAMLMSGADLVGFLLRKYLDKQPTSQAEVLEVLSPDMQDAWPEIWGQACECMQLVFGVEVKEVDPVAHSYVLVTVLGLSYDGVLSGEQGLPTTGLLVLLLGVILLEGDRAPEQEVWEALGVIGVFAGRQHVIYGEPRELLTHVWVQEGYVEYRQVAGSNPARYEFLWGPRAHEETSKLRVMEYVLWVNSRWPVSSLAPFDEEEWV; from the coding sequence ATGCCCCTGAGGCACACGAGtcagctctggaagctggaagaagacccgggagaagcccagggcctggtcagTGCCCAGCTGCCAGAGGCTGAGGATGAAGACGAAGATTCATCTTCCCCCTACCCCTACCtgtgttcctcttcctcctcctccccctcctcctccccttgctcctccccttccttgtccAGCTCTGGCCTGTTCTTTGTGCCCCCAGAGGAGGGGTCTGAGACTGCCTGGAGTCCTCCCCAGAGCCCTCAGAGTGCCGGGCCCTCCCCCAGTGGCAGGGCAGCTAGTGGCTGGAGCCAGGTGGAGTTTGctggccccagtggcccagaggaGGAGATCTGGAACCCCTGGGAGGTGCCCGAATATGCGCAGCCCTATGCCCAAGGAGGAGACGCGATGCTCATGAGTGGGGCTGACCTGGTGGGCTTCCTGCTCCGCAAGTATCTCGACAAGCAGCCCACCAGCCAGGCAGAGGTGCTGGAGGTCCTCAGCCCAGATATGCAGGATGCCTGGCCCGAGATCTGGGGTCAAGCCTGTGAGTGCATGCAGCTGGTCTTTGGCGTGGAAGTGAAGGAAGTGGACCCCGTCGCACACTCCTACGTCCTGGTCACCGTCCTGGGCCTCAGCTACGATGGGGTGCTGAGCGGTGAGCAGGGCCTGCCCACGACCGGactcctggtgctgctgctgggggtGATCCTCCTGGAGGGCGACCGTGCCCCCGAGCAGGAGGTGTGGGAAGCCCTGGGGGTCATAGGGGTGTTTGCCGGCAGGCAGCACGTCAtctatggggagcccagggagctccTCACCCACGTCTGGGTGCAGGAAGGCTACGTGGAGTACCGGCAGGTGGCGGGCAGCAACCCTGCCCGCTACGAGttcctgtgggggcccagggcccacgAGGAGACCAGCAAGCTACGGGTCATGGAGTATGTGCTATGGGTTAATAGCAGGTGGCCGGTTTCCTCCCTGGCCCCGTTTGATGAGGAAGAGTGGGTCTGA